GATAGCTGGAAAAAAATATTTAAATCATATAACATTACTTTAGTAAATCTGCCAAGTAATCTAGATATAAGCCTTCGCCTTGAAATTTTTAGAAGAATAAATGAGGGGGGTACGCCTTTAAGCGCTCAAGACATTAGACTCAGTTATTATAGTCAATCTGAAAGAGTAAAGTTTATTCAGGCTGTTGGCATATTTGATAAAGAAAGGAACGCAGCGAAAAGAATTTTATCTCGTTTGAACTGTAAATGGCCATGGGAGCCATATAAAGAAGCTGCTGAATTATGGCAATCATGGTGGTCAGGTCGTAAACTCAGTATAGGCCAAAAGGCCTCAGAAATGTTTTTATGGTATTTAATTTCAGAATACCAGAATAAGATGCAGGATTTAATTAAAGATATTAATTCTATTAGAAAGTTAAGGTTAAATTACCGTGGTAATTCAGATGACGTCTTAAATATTTTTTGTGCCCGCCTACAAGAAGAAGAGTTAACTAATGAAGAAAAGCTTATGCCTAGCCTAGATGAGATTAAAGATAAATTTATCAATTTCATGAACTGGTGGCATAAAATACGCACAGAGTGTGGAAAGAATGTTAGTGTAGATAAGCATCGAATAGTTGCCCTTATGATTGCGCCATTATCAAAA
This portion of the Desulfonatronovibrio magnus genome encodes:
- a CDS encoding DUF262 domain-containing protein is translated as MNNCESIEPMTKSQTVAQNERLDNVLTRIKEKEIIIPDYQRDSDQWDANKKSLFIESILNRLTVPSFYLAASEDDPEVQEIVDGQQRLTTLIDFYDNKFELSQSDKCPYYGSSSHYAGKTFSENNCIEDSWKKIFKSYNITLVNLPSNLDISLRLEIFRRINEGGTPLSAQDIRLSYYSQSERVKFIQAVGIFDKERNAAKRILSRLNCKWPWEPYKEAAELWQSWWSGRKLSIGQKASEMFLWYLISEYQNKMQDLIKDINSIRKLRLNYRGNSDDVLNIFCARLQEEELTNEEKLMPSLDEIKDKFINFMNWWHKIRTECGKNVSVDKHRIVALMIAPLSKRFVNNDLSSDQWNLLGLFLDSSRKTAADELGVTLPEPKGKWASQSKQFAAFDTVAAKIAKK